The Crassostrea angulata isolate pt1a10 chromosome 1, ASM2561291v2, whole genome shotgun sequence nucleotide sequence AATCATCATATTCACTAAAGTGGGGTGGCTTACATAGAATAGATAAAAGGGGTCATATGGGAGGGAGTTGTACATTGATAAGAGTAAAGGCAAGTCTGTACATGGTGGCAAATCTGTACCACGGTCCTTGTATGAAACTCTATAGGCCAACACTAAACCAGTGTGTGGGTACAGCTgtcatataattttaaaaacatgcatCGATCCTCAATACAAGTTTTTGTTGGTATCTCAAGAGTAtgtaagaaaattttaaagataccATCGTATCATGAATAAGTACTACCATAGTTAGCATGTtactattattttttgaattccTAGAAATTTTTTTAGGTTTCGTGATGAGATGACTTAAAAATAATGGAGGAAACACTGAGGTTGTCGGATGTTTTATATATACTAACAATTATTTCCTGATACAAACACTTGAAAACTTATTTCCGTCAATATGAAATTGTGCCTGTGCCATAAGTGTGGAGTTGCAGGGATTACGtgtaggattttaaaaaatacaataccGTAATACATACAGAGGCATGTAATTcagtatgaaaaatttaaattatagatGAGGAGAAGGAAGTTCTTCTGTGGGTGTAGTaaacttttacaaaaatcaTGAGATCAGATATACTAAATTTAGatcataacaaaaaataaatactacaatcaaaatttgaagtgTTTCAAAGTACAcatttatatacttatataatcTTTGGAGACATGCAGTTGCTTGTACCAGATGTATCTTTGAACTGGTAGCAATATACCTGTcaggtgattttttttctcataaatatTAAGCAAATTAATTCATCAGGTAAATGTGGCGAGTGAGCAAATTCAGGGACCGAGGTGACATATAGTTGTAGGGATGGACAAGTAATGTAGTGTTTTGTTGTAACCTACAAAAATACTATTATAACAGTACTCTAATAAAAGTCAAAACATTAGGGACATGGAAATGCTCTTCTTATTATGATCGACCTTGCCTTTTTACCTGTACACACACAGTGTGTATTTCATTGCTTTATTTCTTGGACCTAGGTACACTCTTGGACTGTGCTGACGTAAATTCTAGACTAAAATGGCTGTAGgctgtacatgtatcacactATTGTTGCTATAGAACAGTTGCAGATAGTTTGGTCCACAAGTACAATAAATCTTTTGACCTTGACCCATCAAATCAATATCTGGCACTCACTCACTGAAAACAAGTCGAATGAACCAGTTTTGTAACTGTCCAGTGATGATTCATAGGATATATTAAAactaattaataatttgtttaggAATTTCAACAggaattttaatatattataatgaGTGACATAGTCTTGCAGAATCTAGACCAAATTTTTTGCTCTCATTGTTTTTTGCCTTTGTTTTTGGCTGTGGtggtaattaattaaattgaaatacatgtacatacataaaatatgcattaaacaCTAAAAATTTTAGGTGGACAAAAATGTACAGTAAAGGGGAGGGGGTTGTTGGAGCAAGAGAATGTTTTGAACGTGTAATTGCATGTGACATTGATTTATTCATCAGTGGACCTCCCCTTGTCTATGTTACTTTTTTCACTGTTAGGTTTATCACTATATACCTATAGtttgataaaatttataatgaaaaatggTGTATACTACATGCATTATATTCACACCAAATTTAGCCAAAAAAAACAAGTAGAAACTGGATGCACAAAATGAACCAGTACAGAAATTTAAGATGTAAACCAAAAACATCATAAAATTGCAGGgtgtaaaaaaaaccatttagcACATTTATTGATACCgaaatattgaacaattttcaaggTAGAAACTAACTGCATTCCATTTCAGCCGAGCACATCTCCTTCCAGCTTTTTAACTTTGTCGTATCTTGTGAATTATAACATTGTTTGTTCAAGATAACCCTGTTCTGTATGATTCATAAGTATGAGCTTATAATGCGAGATTATCTACAAATGATAGATAATTCAACCTGTACACAATATTTACTTGAtcagaaatatataattttaacaaaattacttACCTTTAAGGCGTGACTGGCTAGTACGCTATGGATTTGTTCACCAACTACTTGCATACGTATAGTCTATTCATATGGTCATTACATATGAACGTAATATGAAGTCAcctaaatccaaaaaataagTCGAATGGTAAAAAGAATGTCAATCAAAGTCAATTTTGTGATTTACATAGATTAATCAGAGCTGACCAAGTCCCATCAATTGACCACAATACCTGTGCACTTCCATCCACAGGAACGCTCATTGTTCATCAGTGATGGAATGGGCACACATTCTCTGACTGATTTTATTTCAGATGCATAAAAAGGCTTTTGTCCATTATTAGATGGATCAAGGGAAAGAGGAATTTACACGcaattttgatatgatttcaGAAACAGAAGCAAACCCCGAACCCCAGGAGGACCGGGACTCCTCCCCAGAGAGAGAGCCATCTCCTGAACCGGAGAGGGAGCCCTCGCCAGAACCTGAACGGGAACCAACACCAGAACCACCTAGAGAACCTTCCCCAGAACCAGAGAGGGAGCCATCGCCTGAACCAGAAACCAACAAGGAGAACGAGGAACCAGAACCAACAGTGATTTCAGTCAACAGTGTGACCAACACAGAGCCCGACAGTAAATATGTTGCAAGACATTGTCATATCGTCAAGTGGCCAGACTTCCAGGGATACGGATTCAATCTCCATGCAGAACGGGACAGGCCAGGTCAGTTTATCGGAACCATAGATGACGGATCCCCTGCTCAGGCGGCCGGTCTGCAGGAAGGAGACAGGATTATTGAGGTCAACGGTGCAAATATCGAGTCCGAATCCCACAAGCAAGTGATAGAGCGGGTGAAGGCTGGTGGAAATGAAACCACGCTGTTGGTGGTGGATTCAGAAGCTGATGATTACTTTAAGAAGAATGATATTTCCATATCTAGTTCATCACCCAATGTCAGCAGACTTTCAAATCCTCCCCGAGAAGGTAAGAACTTTGGTTACGGTTTATTCTCTGCATGTCTgacttcattttaacaatatgggGTACCAAATGAATGTGGTAAATGACTAAAATGAGGTAAAGATATATTGGAGACATGATCAATGTATGGTTGAAAAATAAGTGCATCGCCATGAAAGTGCCTTTCATGATGGGCTCAAATTTAAAaggaataagatttttaaaacaaaagtagcAAAAATTAGagttttatatcatattatgtgTCTGTATAAAATGATAGATGAAAGAAAACCAACTATTCCTAGGATGATGACTGCTATAAATTTCTCcatgaatttgaaaattattaatttattaaatcaagGTCTTAAACATAATGAGAGAAATTAAGTTTGTTTTCGGTGCTGTGAAATTGTGTATATATGGTATTAGCCATTATAcatttttaaggcgtcgagctaatgctcggcagccttctagcgatcgtctggattggcaatcgtccaaaattCACGcgctgcaccgccttttaaatgcgcattattaagaaataagttcctaaaagtattaaacgtattacaagattttttttccatttattcaactaaattgtgtacaaaaaacccaacttaGCCTCCCTGGtgattgacaactcattgcataagaataaatttgcttaatcaagaaatggcggatgaatacaatcaggCCTAAGTGTAAAGATTCACtagatattattttagtttatcgcttacattttaattggagaccgtgcccgatagaaataacattttagatgtaaatttatttgttatcgggcacggtctccaaaataaatgtaagcgataaacgtatctagtaGTTTCGTTGCAAAATATAAACTCGATAATGCAGTTagtttggtcgagcattttaggtagcacgtgttgtggatttgtttgtaaacaaccataccataggaaatcttgtttcaaacggtaattgaaataaataaatgtatgttttagtattataattagggacacactgttaatgtattcaaattatgaacctgtgaaagttgttcaaagactgtttgaagcagaaagaaacaaattatttttgaactttggaatttcttcgatttttgcaattatgatgagttattgtatgaaaaaagcaccactacctattttataagaaaatatactgatttttgtttttaaagcagcagaAAACATAATTCATGTACTTTCTATTCTAAGtctaatatcatttgatatgactattatagtacagaaattcaaattattggtaTCATtctacataaaagaaaaaaatgtcagctcgacgcctttgtggccgttccggcctttgatttggAAATAGTTTTCTGTTGGACATATGTGCTAGAATATTTATAAGCGATGGCTATCCCATTTCTACTGTAAACTTTCAAAGAATGTTTATTAATGACCTCATTTCCATATATACTTAATATGAATAATTCATAATCGGGGTGACATCTATGTATATAGGACAAGAATATGAAATCCACATAAATGCCTATGAATTTGGAATACTGAAAAAAAAGGAAGCACAAGATGTATATATTTTAGGCAATCTAAGTATAGAGATCTTGTTGTTCGcctaaaactttatttattttaggcaATCTAAGTATAGAGATCTTGTTATTCGCCTAAAACTTACAATAGATCATCTGAAATGTGACAGAACATTTGTTGTCCATTATCAACTAAGTATTCATACAATTTGTCCATTGTTTTGGAGGGGGATTGGTCAGGAGTTGTTTTGGAGGGGGGTGGTCTGACTTGATGTGTGATAATCTGGGAAAGACTGACGGTTTTATCAGGTCATTATTACACTCTTGTCATTTACATAATCCCCAGACAAAGTCGTCATGGCCAAATTGTTGTGTCAGAAGGGGACTTTTTTTACACTCATACACATGTAGTTCACAGAAATCTTTTTATGAACTTCTTATGCATGGGCATGTTTTAAGGTGGTTAACTCacaaaaaaactttcaaaaacaaaattaaacctGAGGTGTCATGATTACATGAAAGATAAGAAGGGATTATCGGCACAGCTAGGTGTGTAAAAATTGAAATCTGtactttgttttgatttaattgaACCATGGTGTAAATGAATTGTGATATGAAGTTGGTTATATAAGGAATACTCagtataatttttattatttcaatcaaattaaaaatagataaaacagATGTCCTCAAAAGAAGGAACAAACAGTTCCAAAGTCTGTTTTATCGGATTACTAGGAACAAGTGAAATTTCCTCTTGAATATAGGCACTACAGAATACAAACTCTACATTGGTTGTATATTGGTTCTCATAGTCACAATAAAAACATGTCTTCTACAGCCATGCGGAATAAATATAAAGTTCTGTGTTTTAATGGTGTCTACACCTGGTAAGAACGTTTCTCCATTACTATGAGATGTCTCCAATATATACCTCATCCTGAAAGTCGTATTCACATGCATGCATTCAGGAATAgcttgaaaatataattcttttGTTTCTCAAAATCATGGAGCGTAATCCATCTTcaagtaattttgttttcccttgAAAAGTGGTTGCTCAGAATTCAGTGTCAATATTTGAGATAAATGGAGACTTTATATAAAGCCTGAGTATTGTAGGAGTTTGCTTTTGTTTTTCAGGCTCATCACCAGCTCCAGCCCCTACACCTGCCCCAACCAATGGAACTGTGGTATGTAGCCCTTATATATCTAGATGTCTATAAGCACCTGCTACCAGGTGAAAGCTTGTCATTATCATCTGTCAGGCGTATTGAATTTCTGCATTTGATGGTTTGAAAAAGGAAGTTTAACATTTTGCAGTGATATATGGTAcattgtaataaattttgtgataAATCTTTGAAGACCGATTAAGGATGAAACAATTCTTTCTAATGGGTATCTAGAATAATCTGTGTAGGTATATGTAGATAAATGATTGTATTTTCatacatcacttagaaataaaAGATTGGCTAGGTATACCGGTAGTAAAATAAGCATTAGAATTCAACCCATAACAATACAAAAGTTGACGAGAGAAAGGTGTTATTTAAccaaaaagaaaatgtacacaCAGAGCGTTAGAATTGATCTGCATTGATTCATGAATAGCTAAAATATTAAACCTCTCATGGATTTATTTAACTAATGGGCTCTTTTCTTCCTGTCTAGTATATTCTGTAAAGAGAATGTTGTAGAAAAGGAAAGTTGAAAATGTCTTGTGGCTGGAATCAATTGCAGAAACCCTGTGACCTAATATGACTCACAATCTAAAATATAGCTGTAGGTTTGTGTAACAGCATGGATATTGCACAATGAGAGACATACCATTTTATGCTtgcatgtttacaaaataaGTAGTTTTATCTCCAAAACAAACTTTATACAGCACCTTATTATACCCTCTTGAAATAGTCCTTGAAACAGTGAATATGAgtgtaaaattgaaaaagcATAGGACAACACAAAAAATCCTGGTCATAAAACCCTGGTTCTAATCATTTATTACCTGTGTCATAAGAGGATTTAATCTCACTGTGACAGGTATATCGTAGTGAATTGCTTCAGTAGGAACTGAAGAAGAAAGTTAAACTTTTGTTATTATCTTGAATTGTGGTTATCATGTTTACCTGTTTGTGTgctttgaaattcaaaatttgtgaATGTAGTTATGCAATATATACACCTAATCATAGGGACACCATACTGTTTTATTCTGACTTACTATTTTATTCTGACTTGCTCAGTTATCCATTTTAGGAAGATATATGTAGATACCTGATCTTTACTGAGGTAATCTTACATGTATCTCAGTAATATTTCCCTAATCACAATCAGTGTCTAAAAGTTTGAATATTTCTTATCTTCTATACAACATAATAAAGATATACAATACAGCCCCAGTAAGGTCCATTGATgatagtgtacatgtattttatatatgggAAGCTCAGTTACATTCTTTCTCTTAAATTGAATAGAATATACATGAGGTACATGAAcagtatacagtaaaacacggttatagagAACAtgattataatgaattgacgcttagaGCGAAGTGATTTTTATTCCTGAGACTTCATAACATATTGTTAACTTGACAGATATAACGAATTGCGCTTATAACGCAGTAAAATCGCACGTCCCTGGCttttcgttataagcgtgttttactgtatttacaTTGAAACAGTAATTGAAGGTGTTCTGATTAGGTTTACAAATAGTTAGAAAAACAAACAACTCTggtcaaatttcaaaatgaatgacTTTAATGCATGAACCATTTGGTAAGATTTCTGTCACACTGTcacacaaagaaaaaaaaatcagtcttgatttctttttatgtcaGGAACCCCCTGCTCCCCAGCCCATGAAGCCAGTCCAACCTGCAGCCCAACCCGCAGCCCAACCCAAACCCGTCACCAATGGCAACGCGACCAATTCCAACGACCCAATGATGGGCATGTCTGCAAAAGAAATGAGGGAGTTTCTAGCCAGCAAGCGGAAACAGGACCCCAAAAAGAAAAGAGATTTGGATTTTGCCACAAAAGTCAGCATGCTCCAGAAAATGTGAAGTCCTTCCATACACAGTTAGACCATTGCGCAATTGGATTTTCTGTGTACAGAGATGTAATTGTATATTATGCATAAAGCATTTCAGTGTATTTACTGTGGATGTATCCATGGATTTCCATGTGACACACTCCGTGATTGTGATATGAAGAAAtatatgggattttttttttttcgatgatTCTGAAGAACCGATGATCACCAGAATAGATATTTGGATGAGATAAAAATGCTGTTTTtaaggatatattttttttcaattcatcaaaaaaattgttatatctGTATGGTTCTGCTTCTTGgttaatttttacctttttttcagTCAATGAGCTTTGCTTTGTTGTATACAAGTACTGTGAACGTGGATTAGTGCATGCCTGTCAGTCATTATGCAAGATTTTTACAACTAATCCATTATTAGAGGATTATTTATGCAATATATATAACTGTGGCATGAATTCATGCTAGCACCAGCCGATGTTCTAATAGATTGGTAAAATCACCCTCGAGCAGTTCTTGCAGTGATTTGTGAAAACTATCTGATAATATCTGCAAATAACCCAGTTTCCATGTTTACAGTGGTGAATGTCTGTTTCAATGTGATATTCTTTTCACTCATTTTAGGCCATATGAAATTGTAGTGTTGTGACAAGGATACTTGCAAATGCTGTTAGCTTTATTTGTATGCATGCATTTATGTTGATTCCAAAAAAACATCagcattttttcaaagttcaaaggCTAAGCAAATAGtttgcaaatatatttttggtttCTCTTGATTTGATAGAACTGCAGTTTAGAAAATAGATTTAAGAAATCTTGccagataaaaaaatcaaatgtgttAATGCTCTAAAAAGCAACTTATATGTCTGCAAATCAGAAATCAGGTGAGTAGAATTAGAGATGTGTAATTGCTGTAActgaaaatatttgtaatacatTGGGGTCATATTggttttttataaagaaattttgtTCATGGGTATTACAATATTAAAACCAAAGTACCAAGTGCTAAATGATTTTTCTGTTGAATGCTAGGAAAAACAAGAGTTGATGATACTGTAGAATAAAAACTACTGTAAACCTATAAAGACCTAAAATAGGGTTCGCAATTTAATAGCAGTAGCAACATGGAGAAATAGTCGATATTGCTTTAGGAAATTCATGATAAAAAcatcacattgaaaaaaaaatgacaactcTGAAATGTTTGTTGCTAAATAGCTTTTGTTCCTCTGTATCCATTCATATTGGTAgagaaagattttgaaaaagttcTATTTGTACTTAtagttaatttattttttttttgcattgggTTATGTTAAATGTTTTTCCTGCAGCAGTTTGATTAAATGATCAccatatttaattcatataactttattttaatgaaattatatttacttttttgtctCATGTTGTTAAgcattttgtttgttgttgaaatgtaaataacttCTTATTACCATAATTAAAGAACATAGGGGAGAAAGAGAAAAGAAAGTGCAGAAATTTGGTTTTGTAGAATTCATGTACATTCCAAACAGAAAAAGAGAAATCATATCCTTATTATgcatacaagaaaaaaattctttatattgATTGTAGCCAGGAGATAAATGCAATACATTGCCTAAGATGGACCTTTTTCATTGCGAGAGAAATTAACCTGTGAT carries:
- the LOC128178915 gene encoding Na(+)/H(+) exchange regulatory cofactor NHE-RF1-like, producing the protein MADQKPRLCHLVKWPDFQGYGFNLHAERGKAGQFIGKVDEGSPAEAAGLKEGDRIVEINGTNIGNENHQQVVGRIKSLGDEVKLLVVDPETDKYYKDIKQIVRSDLPEVVELSAVRDQVPENSAETEANPEPQEDRDSSPEREPSPEPEREPSPEPEREPTPEPPREPSPEPEREPSPEPETNKENEEPEPTVISVNSVTNTEPDSKYVARHCHIVKWPDFQGYGFNLHAERDRPGQFIGTIDDGSPAQAAGLQEGDRIIEVNGANIESESHKQVIERVKAGGNETTLLVVDSEADDYFKKNDISISSSSPNVSRLSNPPREGSSPAPAPTPAPTNGTVEPPAPQPMKPVQPAAQPAAQPKPVTNGNATNSNDPMMGMSAKEMREFLASKRKQDPKKKRDLDFATKVSMLQKM